CTCGGGCGCGGTCAAAGCGATTTGCGAAGCCGGAAAATCTCTCTTAGCGGCTGGGATCACAGAAATTGAGGGAGAGTTTCAGCGGCAGGATGCAGTGCAGCTTTGCAGCGCTACTGGTGATGAGATCGCCCGAGGGATTGTTAACTATAGCCATCAGGAACTGCAGCAGATTCTGGGAAAACGTTCCGATGAGATTGCCCAGATCCTTGGCTATGCCGGAGCTGAGACGGTTGTACACCGAGATAATCTGGTACTGGCCGCTAGAACGCTCCCTTCCGGTTAAACAGTACGAGAATGGTCAACAAGATGATCCGGAGATCGTAGGCAGGGGTCCAAATTGACTGGTAGAGGAGATCGAGTCTGACAATCTCCTCAAAGTCTTTAACGGCAGATCGCCCGTTTACCTGCCACTGTCCGGTCATGCCCGGCCTGACGTTCAGCCGCTGCCAGTGATGCTCACTATACTGAGAAACTTCGTCTCCAGTCGGTGGGCGCGTACCTACCAGGCTCATGTCGCCTACCAGTACATTCCAAAACTGAGGAAACTCATCTAGGCTGGTTTTGCGAAGCAGCCGACCAACTCGGGTAATGCGGGGATCGCTGGCGTTCTTGAAAATTAGCCCCTGGGCCTCATTGGTAACGGAAGCTTTGAGCTGGTCGGCGTTCTGCACCATAGAGCGGAACTTCCAGATTTTGAAGGGTTTGCCCCGCAGCCCATAGCGCTCCTGGCTGTAAAAAACGGGGCCGGGATTGTCGAGCTTAATTGCGATCGCAATCGGCAAAAAAATAATTGCCAATACAATCAGCCCTACTAGCGCTCCAAACACATCAATGCTTCGCTTGATCAAACAGGTAGTAGAGGGATGAGCATCCTGGCTACATCCCCCATTCTCTTTTCGAAAACCCTGGGAGACTGGCATAGAAAATCCTGCTTAATAAACTGGGCGTATTTTGAGTAGGCCTCAGATGCTAACCCACCAAGCTGTCTGACCGCCTCTCTCCTCCACCCCTCTCTTCACGCAGCGCTGCTATCCTACAAGTACCTTAGAAAGACAGCAGGTACAGAGATTAAACAAACACCCTAGATTGCACAGGACTGCCTTTTTTTATCTCAAAATAACCACTAAATAGAGAATTTTTGGGGAAGGAAATTGATGATTTCTAAAATCTTTGAACTAACTGCTGCTGTTATGAATTTTTGATGAAGTAGTTTAGACTACTGGTACTTAACCACGGCAAGTCAGGGAACGTCTGAAAGCTCGAAAGGCTTTTGTGCGTACCCGTCAATCCCTGTGAACGGTAAACTCGGTACGGCCTGAAAAGGCGCTATCTCTAGCAATGGCCGCTCTTCTGCCTTTCTAGGCTGACAGGATAGAGAGATCGCATCGTCAAAGATTCTTTTCTTTTTGGAAAGACCGGATACTAATATAAAGCCTACGGCAGCATGCAGATGGGTGAGAGGGACTGTACACTCATGTCCGTTTCAAAAAAAATTGTTGAAAATTGGCGCTTGCGGCTCCAGTCAGACTATCCCGATCAGGAGCAGTCTGTCCAAAACAGCATTATTCAATGGCTGCTGGGAGAAGAAACCAATCGGTTCGATGAGATGTCGACTGACGATCTTCAGATCGCCTGCCAGGCTATCGAGTATCGCTATCGTATCCTGCAGCAGCGCTATTGGGGGGTTGGCCCTGAAAAAGCCTACCAGCAGCTGATTAAACGGCTGAGCAGTCTATTTCTAATTCGCAGTAAGGTGCGAACCTGGATTGCCCTCAGCCGAGATCGTCACCGCACGGTTGTGGATGTGCTGCAGGAAGTGATTCAGGAGATGCTGCAGAGCGACCGCCACTTGGCCCAGCAAGTTGCCTGGATTGGCCGCTGCACCCGCAACCCTCGGCTCCGCAATCTGCTGATGCTGGCCAGTCTGGAAGAGTACAGCCTGCGCCCTATCCGCAACCAGCCGCTGATTATCTATCGCTTTGTCAATCATCTGCGGCGTTCTCAGAAGGGCGGCATGACTCAAGTTCCCACAAAGGAGTTGGTGCGGCTAGTCTCCGATGAAATTGCCGGAGATAATTCAGATACAACCCTAAGCCTGCTCGATACCGAAGCCATCAGCAACTACCAGGAGGAAGCTAACCTGGTCGAGCAGCAAACCCTACGAGAGCAGGTCAAACGCAACTTTTTAGGATACCTATCTCGTTCCCTCGATGAGACCGCAGTACAGTGGCTAGAGCTTCATCTCAAAGGCTACTCCCAAGAGGCGATCGCTGAGCGCTTGAACTTGCCGGTGCAGCAGGTCTACCGCCTACGGGAGAAAGTGAGCTACCACGCAATTCGGGTTTTCACTTTGCGAGAACAGCCGGATTTAGTCTTTAGCTGGTTAAAAACGTCCCTTCAAGAGCACAACTTTGGCCTTACGCCTTCTCAGTGGGCTCAGTTTTTAGCAGGCAGATCGGCCCAAGAAAGGCGGTTGCTGGAAGCCTTTAAAGCGGGCCAAGGCATAGATGAAATTGCCCAAACTCTAAAACTCAAGCCTAAGCAGGTGCAGACTCACTGGGCCCAGCTTTATTTAGACGCTCAAGCTCTACGAACTAAAGGGGAATAACCGTAAATTTAACGTAAACCAAGTAACAATTTTAAGAACAGCCATGACGCGGCCTAGGGTTCGCTCATAGGATAGAAGTGACCCGTACTTAATGTCAGTTCATGTCGCAACCACCTAAAGATTCCTCAGCGGCACACTCTGCTTCCCACGAAACTCCTAGGGAATCTCTGTTGGTGGAAGACCGCGTCAATGCCGACGAGATGTTTACCCTAATTGACGGCATTCTGCCCTTCGAAGCCTGCCTTTACTATCAGGTTTTGCCGCTGTCGATCGAGGGGAGTCGTTTGAATCTAGGTATGGTTAATCCTAGCGACTATGCAGCGGCTGACTATGTACGGCGGCAAACCTCTTATATCAACTACTCCGTTGTAACCCTACAAATCTCCTCAGATTGGCACCGAGACAGCTTATCTCGGTATCTCAGCCACTCAGCTAAGGTTAAGCAGCTTAGGCACCGGGCCGCGAGTACAGAAGAAAGCGCCACCCGTCTAAATCACCATGAGGCCAATGCCGAGAACCCGATCAACTACCAGGCAACTCTTGTTGTAGACACTCCTGACGAATTAGAGCGAGAGTTTTCAGCAGCAGAAAGTTTGGCGCTGAGAGCGGCTCAATTGCCTAAACCTTTAGCTGCTGCGATCGCAAAGCCGCAGCCGAAGCCACCCAGCGGCATCGCTGTCTCGCCTGCTGCCGAAGCGGGTGCTCAAGACCCCTTAGAACTCATTATTCAGAGTCGCTACCGAGATTTGCCCATAGAAGGGCTTAGACAGCTTTCCTCCCCAGCCCTGATGGAAGCCCTCCTCAGCCGGGTTTTAGAAGATGGCATCGGTCGGCTGTACTTCGAAAATCATGGGCACTATGGCCGCATCCTCTGGAGCAAAGACGGTGTGGTGCAGTCAGCCCTAGATCTGATCAAGCTTGAGGTGTTTCAGGGCGTAATCAACGAATTCAAACGCATGACTCACTTGCCCCTGCTTCGTTTTAGCGCGTCGAAGCAGGTTGAAATTGAGCGGCTATACCAGGGAGATCGAGTTCTGCTAAGGCTGCGAGTGATGCCCAATGTCCAGGGCGAAGAAGCGACTCTACAGGTTTTGCGGGGAACCGCATTGAGGTTTTACCAACGGCAGCAAATCGACAACCTAGGCCGCGATGCCTTAGGCATTGCCCAGACCCTGCAGCAGCGCCTCCATGAAATTCGAGAGCGAGCTCGTCAAACGCTCAACTTTACAACCTCCCGTCAGGAGGCACTGCCTACGATCATTCAGATGTTGAAGCAGATGGAAGCGCAGATCCAAGAGCTGATTCGGCTGGCTGAAAACGAAACCTCCCAAGGCGGCCCTAGGGAGGTTAGCAGAGAGGATTAAGGACTAGGAGCTTTTGCGTGATGTACGCCAGGCTTCGGTTAAGCGACCGAAGTTAACTTTGAACTCGCTGGCTCCAAACCACCCGCCCAGACGATCTTCATCCCAAGAGGCGGAAAGTGCCCCATAGCTAAGGCCAACAACGCCTAAGCCAAAGCAGCCTAGGGTCGTTAGAAAGACAGCGTACTTGGGAACGTCTAAAATCTGATTAATTAGCAGAAAGTAGCTCAGGAAGAAGACGCCGACCCCCAAAAAAGTCGGCACTCCTGAGAAAATCACCATCCGGCGAAACATCCGGCGGCTGACTCCCTCCGGAATAGAAGCTTCTGAGCGAGCAGTGCGAGAAGTCCGCGTAGACGATGATGTTTTCGCCGACTTCTGAACTGCTTGGGCCTGAGCTGATTGGCGCTGATCCTTGTTTAAATTCTGAACTGACTTTCCTTCAGAAGCGCCAGCTGCCTTTTTGCGCTTACGGTTTGGTTCAAAGGGCAGAGAATTACGCGGAGAATCAGAAGGCATAGGTCTCAGCTGAAAAACATTTCGCCGCTAGCTGTGGGAGGTGAGTGTCCCCATTAACCCCGAATGCCCAGACGTTGAATCAGGGCCCGGTAACGGGTTGAGTCTTGCTTCAGCAGGTAAGCCAGTAGGCGTTTGCGGTGGCCAATCATTTTCAGAAGGCCTCGCCGAGAGGAATAGTCTTTTTTGTTCTTTTGCAGGTGCTCACTCAGTTTATTGATACGCTCGGTGAGCATAGCAATTTGAACATCAACCGACCCGGTGTCAGTTTCGTGAACCTGAAAATCAGAGATGAGTTCTTGTTTTCGTTCTTGCAGCAGTGCCATCAGCGGACAACGTCTTCAAATTCAACAAATAGTCCAGAGTTAGCTATCATAACACAGCCCTCTCAACCTTCCTACCTTACCCTAGTCAGGCGCTTAGCGGCTGAGCCAGGAGA
This DNA window, taken from Pseudanabaena sp. FACHB-2040, encodes the following:
- a CDS encoding HetZ-related protein 2; translation: MSVSKKIVENWRLRLQSDYPDQEQSVQNSIIQWLLGEETNRFDEMSTDDLQIACQAIEYRYRILQQRYWGVGPEKAYQQLIKRLSSLFLIRSKVRTWIALSRDRHRTVVDVLQEVIQEMLQSDRHLAQQVAWIGRCTRNPRLRNLLMLASLEEYSLRPIRNQPLIIYRFVNHLRRSQKGGMTQVPTKELVRLVSDEIAGDNSDTTLSLLDTEAISNYQEEANLVEQQTLREQVKRNFLGYLSRSLDETAVQWLELHLKGYSQEAIAERLNLPVQQVYRLREKVSYHAIRVFTLREQPDLVFSWLKTSLQEHNFGLTPSQWAQFLAGRSAQERRLLEAFKAGQGIDEIAQTLKLKPKQVQTHWAQLYLDAQALRTKGE
- a CDS encoding PAM68 family protein translates to MPSDSPRNSLPFEPNRKRKKAAGASEGKSVQNLNKDQRQSAQAQAVQKSAKTSSSTRTSRTARSEASIPEGVSRRMFRRMVIFSGVPTFLGVGVFFLSYFLLINQILDVPKYAVFLTTLGCFGLGVVGLSYGALSASWDEDRLGGWFGASEFKVNFGRLTEAWRTSRKSS
- the rpsO gene encoding 30S ribosomal protein S15, with protein sequence MALLQERKQELISDFQVHETDTGSVDVQIAMLTERINKLSEHLQKNKKDYSSRRGLLKMIGHRKRLLAYLLKQDSTRYRALIQRLGIRG
- a CDS encoding sugar transferase — translated: MPVSQGFRKENGGCSQDAHPSTTCLIKRSIDVFGALVGLIVLAIIFLPIAIAIKLDNPGPVFYSQERYGLRGKPFKIWKFRSMVQNADQLKASVTNEAQGLIFKNASDPRITRVGRLLRKTSLDEFPQFWNVLVGDMSLVGTRPPTGDEVSQYSEHHWQRLNVRPGMTGQWQVNGRSAVKDFEEIVRLDLLYQSIWTPAYDLRIILLTILVLFNRKGAF